The region gaaggttctattctgagacattagagccttcaagatcaaccttccatttgagtcgagaactctcatcatcttgtctttgatgGATACCCTATAGTTATTTTCGACCaactgccctatgctgagcaaattactcttcatgcctggtatgtacaacatATTTGAAATTACCGACCTCTTgtcatctttcctcataatcagaacatcaccaacaccttcagctgctagagtgttgtcatttgcaaatttcaccatgttcttcattgagggttttatgttgacaaaccaatcttttcttctagatatgtgtgatgagcatcctgaatccaagtaccactgatccttgaatctctcttcttctcttgttgtaaccatcagcaacgtctcttcttcttcgttttttgccaactttgcataagttttttgattcttctatttttttggacaatcactagaatagtgaccatacctttTATAATTGTAACACTAAATGTGAatcttgtctggcttttgaccaccacctcttcctctatctgcaacaccacctctttggttgtcttggttccagggttttctctgattcgaccagtttccttcttgctgatttcgaccagtcgaattgttgtagcctcctctgcctttgttgccattccagcttcctttgccttttctttctttcgttgattgagcctgcaaagccatatcactcttcgaaTTTCCTATAActctttcatccattctttgttcatgagattcaagcgttccttgaagctcttcctttgtcaattttgacaaatctttcgactcttctatggctactaccacgtggtcgaactttggagccaacgacctcaagatctttccaacaacagatcttaATGTCAAtacttctccacataccttgatttgattcaccagtttcgtaaccttggtgaaaaAAACAGTcatgctttcattgtcttccatctgaagcaattcatacgttcttttgtgagtttgtaacctcacctctttcaccttctctgcgcctccaaacgacttctccagaatttcccatgcttttttcgttgactctgcatcactaaacttttcaaagttatctgcatcaatgcattgatggattataaagagagctttataatctttcttcttcaattctttatgtgcagtCTTTTCTTGATCTGTCACAGCTTCTGCAAGtgttgctactccttccttcacaagattCCAAAGATCTTGATAATAGAACATAACttttatctgcttgcaccaattctcataattattgttcttgagaatcagaagatttgctgaaaaatgcccgtttggatgattcgttgccatggtgattttcttcccacaaatcGATTAACTagagctcttgataccagatgttggaaatctcccaaaacctatggagaatttcaatcaatcttgatgaacaagattgttattacccacacaatgataataaagaaaagaacaatggagaaagaaagaaagtaaagaacgatgaaggagaagagtaatataattctgcagagtttctctctgcccacaaactgcggaaaacttcttattcactttgcaactacaaaatactgtgaatacaatgttatgaatactctattcacctttatcacaaaataagggttactccctctatttatagattttaggttaacttggacctcaagtcaaagcccaaaactataaaagcccaaaactataaaagcccaaatTTATAAAAGTCTAAAATAGCTAACACTATTCAACACATTAGGTGGTTCGACACTTGCTCTCTCGAGAAACttgcttcgacacaaggaattacaattcaataattaatattaaaattattttattataatcACAAAGATTATTATTTAAACGTTATCATCGATTTTAGAAAATACATATCATAATTAAACAAATAGTAATATACTACTAGCATATTTGCTAAGCCATTTCATCATATATCTTAATCATCATATCTTTGCTCTTGGCCCGTTTGTGCAAATCCTCCACACAAGCTGAATCGCAAACAAGAAACGGCACATCCACTTCATCATACATTCCCCGCAACTCACAAAAAATCCTCAACAATTCCAGTGTTGTCGAGGCGCGTGGATGCGCCAATGTTCTCTTCGGACTCGCAATTGCAAGTTTCCTCTTCCACTCCTCCTTGAAGGAAACATATGGACTTGAGCCACGCGTGGGAATAACGCGCTAGGTCAGGATAATCGCTTTTGCAATTGAGAGAAAAGATTATGTTTGAAATTTAAATTTCCTTTATTATATACTCAAATCAAATTAATAATGAATTCATAATTCTATACCACGAAGAAATTGCAAGATTCAAATTACAGAATTGAAATCCATTATTATTtaaaatcattattaatatttatttataagCAAAATTAGATTAAAGTGAATACAAACTACTCTAACTATGGTATCATTCTCCAATGATAAAATCTCATACTACTTATCTTAAAAAGTGGGATAAACAAAAGTCTTAAAAAAAGTGGATGAATTTTGTATTAGAAGTTGCACAGTCATAATTTAAAATCAGTAAGTTGAATGATCCAATAAATATAATACTAAATTATCAATCTCAAAATTGAACAGTAAATTATCTCAATGAGTCTGATGATTGAGAATGACTCAACATATTGAATGATTGAACTAGTTCTGATAGTAAATTATCAATATGAGTTGAATAACTGAACAAATTGTGATACTAAATTATCAATCTGAATGAGTCTGTTCATTGATCATGACTCaacaaatacaaataaaaaataattacaATAGATATGTTTTAAACATTCTTCCAATGAAATTAGTTCATCAACTTCTACGAATAATGGTTTATGTTACCAAAACAATATTTTCAACCTcaatcaataaaaataaaaaatttcatattAACCAAACTTGAAAAAGTCAATAATAATAAAAAGCATACAAATCAAAAGAGCATTTTTTTATTAATATCATGAATTTATTTATCCATATATATTTTCACAATAGGACACAATATGAAAGTGTGATAAACACCCATCACAATAATTTAAAATTATTAATATCAAAATTATTTTATTACAGAATTGAAATccattattttttaaaatcattATCAATATTTATTTATAAGTAAAATTAAATTAAAGTGAATACAAATTACTCTAACCATGGTTTCATTCTCCAATGATAAAATCTCATACTACTTATCTGAAAAAGTGGCATAAACAAAAGTCTTAAAAAAAGTGGATGAATTTCATATTAGAAGTTGCATAGTAATAATTAAAAATTAGTACGTTGAATGATCCAATAAATATAATACTAAATTATCAATCTCAAGATTGACGAGTAAATTATCTGAGTGAGTCTGATGATTCACAATGACTCAACATGTTGAATGATTGAACAAGTTTTGATAGTAAATTATCAATATGAGTTGAATAACTGAACAAATTGTGACACTAAATTTTCAATCTGAATGAATATATTCATTGATCATGACTCAATAAATATAAATCGAAAATAATTACATTAGATATGTTTTAAACATTCTTCCAATGAAATTAGTCCATCTACTTCTACAAATATTGGTTTATGTTACCAAAACAATATTTTCAACCTCAATCAATAAAAATAACAAATTTCATATTAACAGAAATTTAaaaaagataataataataaaaaaacataCAAATTAAATTAGCATTTTGTATTAATATCATGAATTTATTTATCCATATATATTTTCACAATAGGACAAAAAGTTAATAAACACCATTACAATAATTTAAAATTATTAATATCAAAATTATTTTATGATAATCACAAACGTTATTATTTAATCCTTAACATCGATTTTAGAAAATACATATCATAATAAAACAAGGAGTAATATTACTACTAAGTATACTAGTAACATATTGGCCCCTCCATCTAAGGGGCACTCTTATTCACGGTGATGCGTTTGAGAAGCCATTCCAAAATATCACCAAACACCAACTCCACACTCTCGTTAGATTCTCCGACCAACTGGTGCCACATTCCATCATATATCTTCATCGTCTTATCTTTGCTCTTAGCGCGTTTGTACAAATCCTCCGCATAAGCTGAATTGCAAATGACATCGTCGCCTCCATGCACAACTAGAAACGGCATATCCACTTCATCATATCTTCCTTGCAGCTCATGACAAATTCTCAACAATTCCAGTGCCGTCGAGACGCGTGGACGCGCCAATGTGCTCTTCGGACTCGCAATTGCAAGCTTCCTCTTCCACTCCTCCTTGAACGAAGCATCCAGAATTGAGCCGCGTGTGGGAACGACGCGCCAGGTCGGGATAATCGCTGCTGCGATTGAGAGAAAGTGTTCCAACGGCCACGGTGGTTTGAAACTGCCGCTGATGCCACACATTGCGCCGTTGAGGACGAGGCCGTTCCACGGTAATTCGGGTCGGCGGAGAGAGATGAACAGCGCGATAGCTCCACCGAGAGATTCTGAGTAGAGAAAGGAAGGTAACGAGGGATTGAAGCGAGAGCGGAAGGATTCGAAGAAGGTGGTGCAGTCATCGACAACAGGATTGATGTCAGGGATATGGGCAACTAAACCGTCGGAGAAACCGTGGCCTTGGTGGTCGATGGCGCAAGTGGCAAATCCGGCCTTAGCGAAGTAGACAGAAGTTAGTTGGATTAGCCAGCTGGACTCACTGGTGAAGCCGTGGACGACGGCAAGGGTTCCGATGAGGTTAGTTGGAGGCTGAGGGATCCACCACTGAGTGAAGAGTTTGAGGCCTCTAGGATTAGTAACAAACTCAGAGTGGTGAGTCACTGAGTGGCGAGCGTAGAACTCGTCGGGAGTGAGGGTACCGAAGGGGCTATGATCATTTGCCTCTGCAATTGGGTGCACCATTGTGGTTATATGATATACTAACTCACACTCTCTTCTGTTTCACTTATATTATGTGTGGATAGATATAAGTTACACTCATCAGTTGCCTTGAAAAAGTAAattctatttttctttttcaaaaatcAATTATAATAATATGTCAGTAATTGATAATGATTCTAAAGTAAACTATTGTAATAGTAATCGATAATAATTCTAGTAACGATACTCAACAGTGTAAGAGTGATTCAAGAGTAAATATTGTAATAGTAATACATAAATATTAAATGTTGTTAATGAAATCAATGTATTTATTATGAGGCAAAACAATCACATATATACattagaaaaaataaaaaaattatgcTCTTTAATGTGTTGATGATCTCAAGGAGTTATATCTACGTAACAATGTcaaattaaattattaaaaatcatttcaaaaaatattttttttaaatgattaagaaaataaactaatactttttaatttattaattaataaaatgaAAGGATTTTTTTAGTGGGAAAGAgaatttttaaataaatttcAAAGAGAGAATTAAGCTTACATTTAAGTTTAAAAAACTTGATATAATGTAATATTAtaaaatttaataatattttatttatttttaagaaaaatgaatagtttaatttacaaaaaaaaatagtCATTTTTTAAACAGATTAAAGACTATAATTACATATATTCTAAATATTATTTTCTTCTTAAATTTTAGATTTATTGTGGAGTTGATGTTTGATGATATTTTGGATTGGTTATGTTACTTGTTTAATTATGATAAATATTTTCTAGTGTttgaaaaaaatatcaaataataatGTTGTTGATTACTATAACGAATTGTTTAAATTTTTGTTGATGGTCATTATTCTAAGTGCTATGTTATTTATACAAAATTCTCATTTAATCTATAAGtttttttgttattgttatttaaaaaaatcataaagTATTGTTTTGgtaaataatatatatttttgaaATAATTACTATCCACCAAATTTATCATTGAACCTGTAGTATCCCATATACACTTAAATGTTCGCAGTATTGTTAGTTGAGACCAATAGACTAACTTGCAGACTCTAAAGAGCTCAATTATTATTAAAAGAAAAAGATAATTATTAATAAATACAAGAGGGGACATTTGGTAAAATCAATATTTGGTTAATTGGTAAGTAGTAAGAGAATATCATTGGAGATATCataaagaaagaagaaaaggaagaaagaaaaaagaagaagaaaaagtgATGGAAGAAGGAAGAGGAAGAGAAGGGCTTGGGAGGAAAAGAAGAAAAGTCATGGATGATCATctcatattcatcatcattctcCATTTCCTTCACCAAACTTCATTATATTCTTCATGGtaaggtgagttcttagatagcAATTGGGGGAAGAAATTCATGTTGGGAAAGTTAGgattttatgttgttgttgttgttatatGTTCATGACATGATGAAGTTTATGTTGTTCTTGCTCATATGTTATTATTGTGTTGATtctatgttgttgttgtatggATTCTATGTGTTTGATGTACTTCCATATGAtttgatgatgttgttgttagAGTGATGCATAATGGTGTGTTATGTGGATCAAATCATGTGCATCTTGAACTCTATGAGTTGTTGCTGTTAGAAGTGTTTGGGTATGGTTAGAATGGAAGAaaagttatacatgttggaagacttatagtccaatcactaaggataaggtgaggtttacatcaaccactatgataactcaaacctatggctaatgtttatgaaaagttttaacaaaggtggccattggaaccataaaaacaacttgaagtgagttgtatttacaagttaggaGTATTCACgaaatgaggtcaaagtatgattaagattcatTTACAATGAttattaatgaaaagagtttgaaaaaatcaaaggcatatggcctaggtttctagtttgaaaacaatatcaatgtttgcacaaaatgagtttggcttgggttagagtggagagaagaagagaagggctagtcttaaacatgcaaagatgagagaagagataaaacccttggagttccttttcttgagatcataaagatgattcaagatgctcttttcctttggacttagaaagcaacaagcaatcaaaacaaatattcaatcaagctcctaggatctccatttggcttgtctctcttaacttggctattcatgacaatggtccttcttactatctcaagtttggaatccctatcacacaagaacaaacaatcaaaaggttcacaacacaataagaaaaatggacaaagaatgagtttagattaggggtcctttaaagtcaactttaagatttagcattctaaaggcataaggcctagttgctcttcaacaaatttagcattctaaagtcatgaggcctagtttctcttgaactccattaagcataggtaaggtcctaattctaagtcctttctcctttttgcattgggttcacacaaacaatcacaaaacaagcacaaaaccacaatatatttattcacaataatgagctcaagtgagcaaaaggaaaatagcataaacataaaatatgagctcaagtgagcaaagggaaaaggcaatatgaataaatgagcaagaaagtaaattgcattaatgtaaattgtaagaattaaatgcttgaattaaagttagtgttagtagttatgttagtgtgccataaggcaatttagcgctatgttaagcaatcgtaagtggactaatgtagtattcacacctatctgaggctgatcaataaaactataggcaaataaacacaagttagagatcatgactagtaagccaaactcctacaacttatcatgccaaaagaaaagaagaaaatgccttgtatggattttaggttttttgcttaaccaagaagcaacctatcttggacacaaagcaattcacttgatctttgatcaagttgaatttgatttggatcaaagaaggttaagcctctcatatgtcaagactaaccacaaatcattaactcattggccaaaataaaaagaagatgatgaagatgaaatgaataaaaaaatgagaattcaaatgacataatcaaagCACAATGATCAAACGTGAATGAAATCACCATCAACCAATGATAAACAGgagagaaatgaagattagaagtcaacaaagtcaaacatattttttggtatttttggaattaaaaaataaaacaaaataaaaatggacaaagtaaggtcaaatttcaaattcaattcaaatcaacttgaataagtccaattgaatcatcataagtctaacatggtcaaacaaagtttgacaaattttctcaacattttttgaaaacagaaactattttaaaacaattaaaaacaaagaaaaataacacaaatgaactaaaatctcaaataaatctcaaatcaattaagaaattgatgagaatatttttcatagacttatcgtgatccatatgtgttaagaaaatatttttggaatttttggatatcaaaaagtaattaaaatgaattaaaaactattaaaaacaaaataattcacaaaaaatattaaatggaatcacaaaaataattaaaaatcagattatgaaactagatttttcaagaaaattttagtgttggtctcatatttttgtgattccaaataaaatagttatgaatttttgaaaataaaagaaattaaaagaaattaaaacagaaataataaaatagaaaaaacaaggagCGCATGATCtgtttcattaattgacatggacAAATCCAATGGCTCAGAGGCGCGCTTCCATGGTAGGCATTAGTCAAGCGCGAAACAAactgaattaaaaaaagtcaaaagaATCATTGGCCAAGATTAGAACGCTGAAGCCTCATCCAAGGGCCTGGAatcatccacgtggggacggtggtggaaaccaccgtcttctccggtggaacaactgattccggccaccagttgtaggtttttaaacctcaactaaaatacacaaacgtggtaccaaaatgaagctggggtgatgtacatcacccctgtaaccttggatttctctcaagatctctatggaatgagaaatctgagcttgaattTCCAGGTATGCAAATTGAAACTTCTCAAAACACgaaatcaaagccaccactggcttgcctcttgcacgaggacttcagaaaaccatttgaacacaagcaattcacattatatgatgagattcagatcaaaacagtttgaacatctacctttgaagagcagctttaTGCAGCACGATCCACTCAATCTCTTGCTTCCAAAttgatcttgagatgtgatatgaatgcaaggctaaggaataagtcttgaagataaactgattttgttgaaattcaagcttgaattgagaaaaataaaatcagaattcctttggcAATGGCTGGGTTTCCAATTGTGTAGAGCTTCAGGTAGCCTTAAGGTTGAATTTAGAATGAGCATGAcatggtatttatagatgagCTGCAAGGCAAGTGAAGTAAAAcccgtgtgcatgaagctttgagtcctccatgcatgggcctgtacaggcgcatgtgaggcccaaactcaagTGGAAATGAATGCTGAGCTTATTCCaaattgaaatggacgtgcaatttgccttgtgtttgcttgtgcatgaagattccaagtgaattgcataattgatcacaaatgttcccctcttcgaaagtcactcatggaaaatccaaacataggcatgtgactaatggttggaaaggtattgacataagtaacaaaatctatgttgggcAAGAATCCATTTGGAGTTTGAAAATTTATGAAAATTGGCCTTGAAGcttgaggtacaaaacatgtataagttccctttgaatttttttcccaaaagtgaccaacttcaagcccttctgtttcaattatgcaagcctcaaatggaaaaacctccaacataaaagttgtaaatcttttcaatatgatcaatttagactcaaattttgcatcattttgattttttatgagaaagttatgggcacttgaagttggactttttcaagattcaatggttttggtccaaagtgacct is a window of Lathyrus oleraceus cultivar Zhongwan6 chromosome 6, CAAS_Psat_ZW6_1.0, whole genome shotgun sequence DNA encoding:
- the LOC127092354 gene encoding caffeoylshikimate esterase-like translates to MVHPIAEANDHSPFGTLTPDEFYARHSVTHHSEFVTNPRGLKLFTQWWIPQPPTNLIGTLAVVHGFTSESSWLIQLTSVYFAKAGFATCAIDHQGHGFSDGLVAHIPDINPVVDDCTTFFESFRSRFNPSLPSFLYSESLGGAIALFISLRRPELPWNGLVLNGAMCGISGSFKPPWPLEHFLSIAAAIIPTWRVVPTRGSILDASFKEEWKRKLAIASPKSTLARPRVSTALELLRICHELQGRYDEVDMPFLVVHGGDDVICNSAYAEDLYKRAKSKDKTMKIYDGMWHQLVGESNESVELVFGDILEWLLKRITVNKSAP